The genomic window ACCAAGGGCCAAGGCTCACCCAACCCACTCCATGGGGATCTCCGTCGccgtcccctccctcctcctcctctccgtcgccctcctcctgccgccggccgccgcgcgatTCTCCTTCACCTACAACTTCACCGCCGCCTCGGACTCGGCCCCATCGGGCATCTCCTTCCAGGGCGACGCCTTCTTCAACAAGTTCATCCGCCTCACCCGCGACGAGCGCGTCGGGCCCCTCACCAGCAGCGCCGGCCGGGCCTTCTTCTCCCGCCCCATCCCACTCTTCGACCCTGTctcccgccgccccgcctccttcgCCTCCGCCTTCTCCTTCTCCATCTCCGCCCCCGAACCCTCCGCCGCCTCCGGCGACggcctcgccttcttcctctccccgTTCCCCTCCGTCCTCCCCAACAGATCCGCTGGCGGCCTTCTGGGGCTCTTCAACTCCTCCGCCCGCAACGGGGGCCgctccgtcgtcgccgtcgaattcgacACCTTCAGGAACGATTGGGACCCCAGCGACGACCACGTCGGCATCGACCTCGGGGGCATCGCCTCCGTGGCCACCGCCGACTGGCCAACCAGCATGAAGGACGGCCGCACGGCGCACGCGCACGTCGCGTACGACGCGGAGGCCAAGAACCTCACCGTGGCCCTCTCCTACGGCGACGCTCCCCCCACGGACGTCCTTCTGTGGTACGCCGTCGATTTGAGGGAGCACCTGCCCGACGCCGTGGCCGTTGGCTTCTCCGCCGCCACCGGCGAGGCCGCCGAGCTGCACAAGGTCCTGTACTGGGATTTCACCTCCAGCGTCGACAGCAAGGAGCAGACGGTGGTGCTGTGGGTGGTACTAGGATTGTGCGGATTCCTTGTTGTGCTGGTCGGTGCAGGGATTGTTTGGTTCGTGAAAGAATGGAGGAAGACCGGAGAGTGTGTCCCCTACGTCGATATCGACGATGCAATGGGGTACGACGAGCTAGCTGACGAGTTCATCGTGCAGAGCGGGCCAAGACGGTTCCGTTATGCTGAACTGGTGGCAGCAACCAAAAATTTCTCCGAGCAGAGGAAGCTCGGGCAGGGCGGGTTCGGTGCTGTTTACCGGGGATTCTTGAAGGAGCTCGGTCAGGAGGTGGCCATCAAGAGGGTCTCCAAGGGGTCGACCCAGGGCCGCAAGGAGTACGCGGCCGAGGTACGCATCATCAGCCAGCTGCGCCACCGGCATTTGGTCCGGCTTGTCGGGTGGTGCCATGAACACCGTGGTGACTTCTTGCTCGTCTATGAGCTCATGCCCAATGGCAGCGTCGACCAGCACCTCTACGGCAAGGGCGTGCACCTCACCTGGCCGACACGGTATGACATTGCACTGGGCCTCGCGTCGGCCCTGCTCTACCTCCACGAGGAGTGCCTTCAGTGCATCGTGCACCGCGACATCAAGCCGAGCAATGTGATGCTGGATGCCACCTTCAGTGCCAAGCTCGGCGACTTTGGCCTTGCCAAGCTCGTTGAGCATGGCAGCCAGCCCTACACCACCGTCCTGGCTGGCACGCTGGGCTACTTGGCGCCAGAGTGCCTGACGACAGGCAAGTCAAGCCGAGAGTCggacgtgtacagcttcggcgtCGTGGCACTGGAAATTGCTTGTGGACGGCAGCCATCGGAGCCCACGGCGGAGCCGAGCAAGGCGAGGCTGGTGCCGTGGGTCTGGGAGCTTTATGGGAAGAATGCCCTTCTTGAAGCAGCGGACTGGAGGTTGAAGGGGGAGTTTGATGAGAAGCAGATGGAGCGTCTGATGGTGGTCGGGCTATGGTGCGCTCACCCCGACTACACGCATAGACCAAGCATCAGGCAGGCCCTGAATGCCCTGAAATTTGAGGCGCCATTGCCTGTGCTGACACCGAAGATGCCGGTGCCGACGTTCTTCCCTTTGCCTGACTTGGCTGCTCTGGTATCATCTGTTGGAGGTGCGTCCAACACACAGAACCCAGGCGTTACCGAGTGCGAGTCATCAGGGGCTAATGCTGGCAAAGGGTCCTCGGTGAGGGACAGACTTCTGGAGCCGTGAATGTGGTGGATTTTGTGAAGCtgctttcacgatgattttttttTATTATTGTGCTGCAACATGGAGGTGTGATTGAATGTACAATTATATCTGTATGAGTTGAGTTTGGTTTGTATAGCATGAAAATGTGTTGGTTTATATCGGTCAAACGGACCGAACAAGAAGAAATATCTTGAGGCAGTTTGAGGTATTAGGTTGAGTGAGGTGATAAAGCTGCTAGATTGATTATAACTGTGTGAGATGATTTGCCGATACAAGCCAACTAGTCACCACAGTTTTTGTGTAACAGGTCACACGCAACGTCAAACCAACAACGAGACTAGAACGCCGCTCAAACTTTCACATGGTTATACACAACCGCACTGAACAGACGCATGTAAGCCAAAAAGTAGATTAGAATGTGCTGACGAAAACTTGTACAAATATAAGTTAACTAACGATATTGCTTTGTTATATATTCATAATAGTCAAACGACACCATTGCAGCCAATTGAAAGTTAACCTGAGGGTCGGGTCCCTACTTGCAGTGCCAAAAGAATTGGATGGTCTAACAACCACAATGACACCTTCCAACTACAAAATCTCAACACCTGTACAAACTAAAAGCACTAGGCCCCTATAGAAATGCTATTTGTTACCTCCCCTGAGAAATATTTATCTATCACTGCCCCTATTACACCATTCCATGAGCAAAATTGCGTTCCATCTCAGGAGGTGATGCTAAACCATAAACAAATAATTCAAGTCGTCCACTGTCAGTCGAGTCTGACCGCCACCAGATTTATCTTCCCCAAAAGCAGAAGCAACCATCTCCCGCTTTTTCTCCTGAGACAAATTATACACCTTAGCACGCAATGCATGAAATAGTGCACATCTAAAAATTCATTGCCAAACAGAACACATCGATAAATAGTACCCTCTCGTCGAGGACCAATGGGAAGGGTTGACATCACATAGGATTTAACCGAGCAGTAGGAACTCAAAGGTAGAAATTAATTATTTCGTATTAAGATAGCCCTTCTACAGTTTCTCTTGTAATTTTTCTCTCTTCTAACAAAATTTTACTGTCAGGGCATTCCCTACAGTTACGGCTCAAAATGATAGCACTGTTTTGTATGGTGTTCAAGTTGTACCCTATTCAGTCCAGGTGATGCCTACCTATTGTTCCGGTTGGTCTCAAGTGATCCCAGGAAAACGAAACTATATAGTTACAACATCACAAGGATGTAAATAATGTTAGGGATATACTTAAAGCTACAAAAATAGACTTTCCAACTTCTTTAGTATCTTTCACTGCTCAAAGGAGGGGCGGGAGAGCAGGCAAGCATCCTACACGTCCATACTTTCAGAAACTGGACCGGTGATAAAAAAAAATGGTGAAGACACCCTACTTGATGGTTCATAGTCCAGGTGTTGATTTGACCCACCGATTTCTCATTCGACTGAGAACAGTCTCTGAGAGAAACCAGGGCATGGTTCCTACGGCCAGTTTGAGGAGCACAGAGCAAGTATCAATATCCTGGCCAGTCTAAGCATACTACGCGTATATACTTTTAAAAGCTGGACCGCTGATCAAAACGGTGAAGACACCCTACTCCAGGATTCATAGTCCAGGGTGTCGGTGGTTCACCGGTTGACCCACCAATTCTCTCATTCGACTGAGACCagtctcttgagagagagagagacattggTCCCTGCAGTCAGTATGAGCACATAGCTAATAGCCTACTATCGATATCCTAGCCAGTCTAAAAGGTGGGTAGGCATACTAAATGAAGTGATCTTACGCTGATAGTTTTAAATTTACCTGGAGCGCCAGAATACGATCTTCAACAGTATCTTTGACAGTTAACCTAGATACTGTGACTGGTCGTGTTTGGCCAATACGGTGTGCTCTATCAACAGCTTGGTCCTCGGTGGTAGGATTCCACCACAGATCGAGCATAAGCACATGGCAGGCAGCCACCATATTTAGACCAAGACTCGCAGCTTTGAGAGACATGATCATAACAGAAACCTGCCAAACAGCAgaaatcaacaacaacaacaacaacaacaaagcctttagtcccaaacaagttggggtaggccaAACAGCAGAAATCAACAGAGAACAAATTGTGATACACTCAAGAAAGTTGCATGTAAAAAATATCATTGAACACAAACCTCTGGAACTGTTTTGAAGTCGTTCACGGCTTTTTCCCGAGCAGCAACAGACATTGTTCCATCAAGCCTCCGGTAGGTCACATGAGAAGCTTTCAAATGAACCTCTAGCAAATCCAGCATTCTAGTCCATTGAGAGAAAACAATGGCCTTCTCTATCGTCTTGGTGTCAGCATATTCTGAACTCATCCCATTGGTATTTTCAGAGGCAAGCCCAATTGTTTTTTTGCTGTCACTACTTTGGGTGGGGTCAACTTTAGGTAATGAGAGAATAATATCTAGGGCAGCCCTCACTTTAGAAGATGCATAAGATGAATCAATTCCAGTTTGATTTTCAGTATGTACCATCTCTGTACAGGAATCATTAGACTGGAATTCACTTGTTGATTTGCACAAGGAGAATTCAAGGGTGCCTCGAGAGAATAATGAAGTTGCATTAAGTCGGACTCTGCAATTAGAGACTGGACATATGCTGTCATCGCCAGTAAGTTGCTCCAATATGCACTGGTTGCAAAAAACATGCCCGCATGCAGTAACAACAGCGTCTTCTGGTGCATCCTGCACAATTTAAGTCGCTAAGATTTAGGTATGAACTGAGGAAGAATATTAGGCATGACAAAGCTGGGGTCAAGAAACTGGAATGAAGCCAAGGGCTTCCTttccagtttttgtttcttttatgTAGTTCCAATTTATGCTGACACGATCTTAGGAAATTACACTACCTTTCAATCCCTTCTACACTACCTTTCAATGTTTCCCTTCTGTGTGTCCACGAAAGCAAACCCTTCCGAGTATTTAACATTACTACCACAATTATTCAAATAAATTACAATAGACCACACCCCACAGCATGACAATAGCAAAATGAAATATTGTAAATCATGGTGTAGATACAAAGAGTAAACATAGATATTAGGGAGATATTATAACTATAGGTGAGGAAGAGAAGAGGCAAGTACACTTACGTTGCAGAGAGCACATATAGctgaacaagattgcaaacaaacCAGCAATTCTTGTTTTCGTTCCATTGGAAGTTTATTCGCACTCTCCAATGAAGAGGTCCAGCTAGACTCGTGACCTTTAACTAGGTGAGGGTGATCGCATGCCTGTCTGAGCCGTAAAAGCATCAGCAGGATATTCACGTAGTTTTGCCTAACAGTACCAGCAGCTGCATAGACCTGCAGATAAATTGTCAGATTAGACCAGGTAAGCAATTGACCATATAGGTAGGCTCCTTAAGTTTAAGAATGGAACACATAAATAAGGAGCCATAATCAACTTGAAGTGAAGTAAACATCAAATGAGTGGTCAAACATGCCATCATCTCGTAAATGTTCTTATGAACAGTTTAATTTCGAGACTGTACAAGTTCTTTTTTGTGTGTTATCCAGACTGTACTAATCAAATCCCGTAAGTAAAGTAACATATTTTGCTGTCCAGGTATGTGGGGTAATGTAATCTATATATTCCAAAAGCATAGATAGAAATTAACCAAATATATATGAGCTACGTTTCACAATACAAAGGAATAACATTCAATAATTAAGAATATAATCCTGACTGATTTATTGTAGAGAAATAGCAACACAAGATCAAAAATCAAAATattgaaagaataaataaaaagaatgCATCAGAAAGTGGATGGTTAATTAACACTGAACACACCTTAAATTGTGCTCGCGATTCAGCTTCTAGGGTGTTATAAAATGCACGCTCCTCACTCGTGAAGTTCACAGCCTTGAGAGTTATAGTCTTGGGCGGTAGGGAAATGATTGGTTTTCCATCCAGCATTGTCGCTACATTACCAAATAAATATAACTTTCAGCACCAATTACAAAATTCAAAATTATGGGGACCACaaatcaactactccctccgtcccataatataagaacgtttttgacactagtgtcaaaaacgttcttatattatggggcggagggagtacttTGGAACAGAAAGAATATTACACAGGAATAGCAGGGTGCCAGATCATAAGCACGCAAATGAAATTAAAAGCACAGCAGTAGCGATACGAACATAAAACGACAGAAATTTCAAATGTGGGAATGTTCAAAACAATAGGAACATGTATTTGATCTGTCAATAATATAATACATGTTCCTTGTATAAGACCTAGAATACCCATTTTAGAGTACTAACCATGGAAATAGCCAAAATAGAAGTTTCAAATAATACAAATTATGCTAACATGCTAATTGATGATTTGATGCCATCCTCTAATATATCCACTAAGATATTTTCATCAATGGTCTGAAGACACTAGCAAGTCCAACTCTTCAACATGTTATTTGGTGAAAGATTAATAAAAAATTTATCATGATTAACTAGCAACTCCAACTCTTCAACATGTTATTTGGTGAAAGATTAATAAACAATTTATCATGATTAACAAGCAACACTAGCTTCACTATCATAATATAAATTCTAAGCCAAAGTCGTCTCTGATTAAAATGCCAAATGTAAAATGTGGTTTAAGTACAATCAGCAAGCcatcttgttgggagacaacaaaGTAAGGCTTCTTAAATATGCACAGGCTAAGAGATGGAGAACACAAATAATAAGTTCAGTAACTGACCTTTAGTCCGACGTAGCATTACTGTCTTCAAAACAACTTGCAGCTTCTTGTAACCATTAATTGGGTTCCTGCTGATTGGCATTTTTATCATGGTGCAAAAATGCTTGTATTCACAATATGGTTCATATCGGAGAAATTTAAAATAGCTAAAGAGATCTTCAACAGCATTCTGTATTGGTGTCCCTGACAAGCACCACCTTCTTTTGGCTCGCAAATTCCAGCAAGACCCGGCAACATTGGTTCGGTAATTTTTAATACTTTGTGCTTCATCAAGAATAACCCTGAACCATGCTACTCTCGCAAGAGGTTTCTCTGGTAAGTTACTCTTCTCTGTTGTGGCCTTTTTAGTTTTCTTAGAAGAGGAAGCCTTTCTCTTTTTGCTGCCTGAAACAGGAGCACCATATCTGTCTGCCTTCCCTTTCTCTTCATCGTCACTATCAGGACTTGATTGCTTTGGTACCTCCATACTTACTATAGAATACGTAGTTAGCACAACATCATATTTAGTGAGCTCGTTAGGATCCTTCGTACGGTTGCTACCATGATATATTAGAAAGGACAAATTAGCTTTACTGGTAACTTTGTTCCTCAGTTCTTCCGCCCACTGCCGTAGAACACTTGTCGGGCAAACAACCAGAGTCCCAGCAGCTGGCCTGGCCTTAATCTCTACAATATGATTCTCTGTCTTAACTGTAGTGCTTGTTGTCACTTCAGAGCTACATGTCTGTGACCTCCTTTTCAAACAAAGATCAGTGGGGTCATCTTCGTCATCGTCAAGAGATACAGCTTCACACAGCTCTGGCTTAATGGCAGTTGACCTTGGTACTGGTGATCTTTCCGTCAATATCAGTGAAATAGTTGATATGGTTTTACCCAAGCCCTGAAAAGCATCAGATGACATCTAAGACACATTCGCACACTTTGCCAAACAGAAGGGAGAAATTAACTAGTATACCTGATCATCTGCGAGAATTCCACCAGAGCAATGTGAACCATTTTTCTCCTTTTGCACCATCCATGACAGAGCAATTTTCTGTAAAAATAAGATGAAATATTGTACTAATACGCAGAAGCTGGTGACACTATTTTTCAGGGAATCACATGGCATTGACTGCAAGGTGTACCTGATGCCTCAATAAAGGAACTGATAAAAGCCCATCAGGTGGATTAGCCTCGGACTTTGGCTGGGATATATCCTGGCAAACTTCAAATATGTTAAGCATACTGAAGCAGCACATGAAAACTAGGTGCCAGAAAAAATACTAAATGATGTTACTTTCTCCGTCATCAGATAAATTCAGTGCTCAATCACTAAGTTTTCACGGCAATAAAGGCAAACCATGTGTTCTATAGAGTATGGTTATAGGATATCATAGGAAGATGGGAGACATAATCACCAGCAGTTACCAGAACAAAACGTAGCTTAGTAAGCTCAAGAACCAGCATATGGGAACTTGCACAAAAAATTAATAATTACCAACATGAAAGATCAAATGAATAAACATTATCAGAGAATTTCCAAATGCTGATACTCAACAAACTAAAAGTGTGTATTAAGTATCCCAAGTATTGCTTACGAAAAACTGCAATTCGGGATTTTCAGTAACCATTCACAATAAGGTCTCATTTAGTTTGGAGGATTTTCATACAAAAAACCTAGGAACAAGGATTCCAGAcggaaaaatcctataaatacattcGGTTTGTAAGAAACGCATAAAGGAATTCCGTAGGAATACTGTTCACTtcttttgtttttggagaaaactacatatccactcaaagctcattttGTGCATAGGACCGAGGCAAGACAATTCCTTAGGATGACAAGTGTcatcctatcaaattcctataGTACtccttgctactccctccgtccggaaaagcttgtcccaagcttgttcctcaaatggatgtatct from Triticum aestivum cultivar Chinese Spring chromosome 3B, IWGSC CS RefSeq v2.1, whole genome shotgun sequence includes these protein-coding regions:
- the LOC123070991 gene encoding helicase-like transcription factor CHR28 yields the protein MMAEEPAMDFDDGGFGGAEDNLSMPLGDFMAFLESEPADDGEDPPQPEANQGSLEAPVDTTGFANGFENHEELLEDEMQTNQDSLEVAVDMTGYAHGFGNHEELLEDEGFWSHIDPSQYQMEAMVEQGDGTFDDSDAKPNGLLGSDLSGNCRTTDHNNQPLPRDTLNHINAAEEANASPYEVLSNCSYVGEQYFGKAQVKAENHLEGMGPPTNTYLPHNQFPEQSGLSEVKSEDTGAIFDNTGQEGNQFIPMNTFSFDHNAAIPDISYTELNIGEATGSMNNGNGSCLTVQGDYLQGEFGECPKAEYGSLDMAGEMPMHDLPHNNQSYEMEQIPQNICESSSMQTGSPDQYCDDTSLSGYYMSSPESLSCEQIQSEYIGFKSESSTDSSPIPSSRNSTTEDADKYLGGSTKQLLNSSFVPIGHQHPYRSLTDQMPPAFHEQYDIHRSGNSFARGNLSRSCFGANVNGGSDLLNLSSHRAPGHILPPQGIQGKLNNFQQSLSANPFVPRFGGMAYKSHDERATLRLALQDISQPKSEANPPDGLLSVPLLRHQKIALSWMVQKEKNGSHCSGGILADDQGLGKTISTISLILTERSPVPRSTAIKPELCEAVSLDDDEDDPTDLCLKRRSQTCSSEVTTSTTVKTENHIVEIKARPAAGTLVVCPTSVLRQWAEELRNKVTSKANLSFLIYHGSNRTKDPNELTKYDVVLTTYSIVSMEVPKQSSPDSDDEEKGKADRYGAPVSGSKKRKASSSKKTKKATTEKSNLPEKPLARVAWFRVILDEAQSIKNYRTNVAGSCWNLRAKRRWCLSGTPIQNAVEDLFSYFKFLRYEPYCEYKHFCTMIKMPISRNPINGYKKLQVVLKTVMLRRTKATMLDGKPIISLPPKTITLKAVNFTSEERAFYNTLEAESRAQFKVYAAAGTVRQNYVNILLMLLRLRQACDHPHLVKGHESSWTSSLESANKLPMERKQELLVCLQSCSAICALCNDAPEDAVVTACGHVFCNQCILEQLTGDDSICPVSNCRVRLNATSLFSRGTLEFSLCKSTSEFQSNDSCTEMVHTENQTGIDSSYASSKVRAALDIILSLPKVDPTQSSDSKKTIGLASENTNGMSSEYADTKTIEKAIVFSQWTRMLDLLEVHLKASHVTYRRLDGTMSVAAREKAVNDFKTVPEVSVMIMSLKAASLGLNMVAACHVLMLDLWWNPTTEDQAVDRAHRIGQTRPVTVSRLTVKDTVEDRILALQEKKREMVASAFGEDKSGGGQTRLTVDDLNYLFMV
- the LOC123070992 gene encoding L-type lectin-domain containing receptor kinase IX.1, with translation MGISVAVPSLLLLSVALLLPPAAARFSFTYNFTAASDSAPSGISFQGDAFFNKFIRLTRDERVGPLTSSAGRAFFSRPIPLFDPVSRRPASFASAFSFSISAPEPSAASGDGLAFFLSPFPSVLPNRSAGGLLGLFNSSARNGGRSVVAVEFDTFRNDWDPSDDHVGIDLGGIASVATADWPTSMKDGRTAHAHVAYDAEAKNLTVALSYGDAPPTDVLLWYAVDLREHLPDAVAVGFSAATGEAAELHKVLYWDFTSSVDSKEQTVVLWVVLGLCGFLVVLVGAGIVWFVKEWRKTGECVPYVDIDDAMGYDELADEFIVQSGPRRFRYAELVAATKNFSEQRKLGQGGFGAVYRGFLKELGQEVAIKRVSKGSTQGRKEYAAEVRIISQLRHRHLVRLVGWCHEHRGDFLLVYELMPNGSVDQHLYGKGVHLTWPTRYDIALGLASALLYLHEECLQCIVHRDIKPSNVMLDATFSAKLGDFGLAKLVEHGSQPYTTVLAGTLGYLAPECLTTGKSSRESDVYSFGVVALEIACGRQPSEPTAEPSKARLVPWVWELYGKNALLEAADWRLKGEFDEKQMERLMVVGLWCAHPDYTHRPSIRQALNALKFEAPLPVLTPKMPVPTFFPLPDLAALVSSVGGASNTQNPGVTECESSGANAGKGSSVRDRLLEP